The following proteins come from a genomic window of Oncorhynchus mykiss isolate Arlee chromosome 19, USDA_OmykA_1.1, whole genome shotgun sequence:
- the LOC110498687 gene encoding suppressor of cytokine signaling 4-like produces MSEKKSWSSDSRPKCGIRSWSADSYVWSSKKRSRSSRKNPGLWGPEGEGPMDERSTLCPWRWRERKCSCTVLGEIDTDDTCRKALSRRSLRQKFQDAVGQCFPLRNGHHHHHGHPTGSSRGAFSVLLWSKRKIHISELMQDKCPFSPKSELAHCWHLIKKHASHPSTIVGLETAQAAQASQAASKEQFPSTSSSPPSMPLSWEGICSSRPLSLEDWDPSCPQGGAAHGDSHTDYILVPDLLQINNSPCYWGVRDRFEAEELLEGQPEGTFLLRNSAQDEFLFSVSFRRYSRSLHARIEQNGKRFSFDGRDPCISWDPSVTGLLRHYSDPATCLFFEPLLALPLPRTFPFTLQHLCHAVICSCTTYQGIEILPLPYQLRYYLRQYHYKCNRPVKILPAVARRLL; encoded by the exons ATGTCTGAGAAGAAATCCTGGAGTTCAGACAGCCGCCCCAAATGTGGCATCCGCAGCTGGAGTGCAGACAGCTACGTGTGGAGCAGCAAGAAACGTTCCAGGAGTTCCCGGAAAAACCCCGGCCTTTGGGGTCCGGAGGGGGAGGGACCGATGGATGAACGTTCCACCTTGTGTCCGTGGCGATGGCGAGAGAGGAAGTGTAGCTGCACCGTCTTGGGGGAAATCGACACGGACGACACGTGTCGAAAAGCCCTTTCTCGACGCTCCCTCCGGCAGAAGTTCCAGGATGCGGTGGGTCAGTGTTTCCCTCTCCGCAAtggccaccatcaccaccacgGCCACCCAACAGGGTCCTCCAGGGGGGCTTTCTCTGTGCTCCTCTGGTCCAAGCGCAAGATCCACATCTCGGAGCTCATGCAGGACAAGTGTCCCTTCTCACCCAAGTCGGAGCTGGCTCACTGCTGGCACCTCATCAAGAAGCACGCCAGCCACCCTAGCACCATCGTGGGCCTAGAGACTGCCCAAGCTGCTCAGGCTTCCCAGGCTGCCAGCAAAGAACAATTCCCTTCCACGTCCTCGTCTCCGCCTTCGATGCCTCTTTCCTGGGAGGGCATTTGCTCAAGTAGGCCCCTGAGCCTTGAGGACTGGGACCCGTCCTGTCCACAAGGAGGAGCAGCCCATGGTGACAGCCATACCGACTACATCCTTGTCCCGGACCTCCTCCAGATCAACAACAGCCCATGTTACTGGGGCGTGCGTGACCGCTTCGAAGCCGAGGAGCTTCTGGAGGGCCAGCCAGAGGGCACCTTCCTCCTGCGCAACTCGGCCCAGGACGAATTCCTCTTCTCAGTCAGCTTCCGCCGCTACAGCCGTTCCCTCCATGCACGCATAGAGCAGAACGGCAAGCGCTTCAGCTTTGACGGACGCGACCCGTGCATTTCCTGGGACCCGAGTGTCACGGGCCTGCTCCGGCACTACAGCGACCCGGCCACATGCCTTTTCTTCGAGCCCCTCCTTGCTCTCCCCCTGCCCCGGACTTTCCCCTTCACCCTGCAACACCTGTGCCACGCCGTGATCTGTAGCTGCACTACGTACCAGGGTATTGAGATCCTTCCACTTCCCTATCAGCTCAGGTACTATCTTAGACAGTACCACTACAAGTGCAAT AGACCTGTGAAGATCCTTCCTGCAGTCGCAAGAAGACTTTTGTAG